A window of the bacterium genome harbors these coding sequences:
- a CDS encoding substrate-binding domain-containing protein yields MQVYYRKGQYAPTVIHTPSNNAIATTVSQDIGAIGYVGVAYAEKFAKSGKVKIIAVAKDSKSTPMLPTKDNIKKGKYPLFRFLHNYTRGKPQGLVKAYLDFVVSPEGQKIVEKVGYIPLK; encoded by the coding sequence ATTCAAGTTTACTATAGAAAAGGACAATATGCCCCGACGGTTATACATACTCCCTCAAACAACGCGATAGCAACAACCGTTTCCCAGGATATCGGAGCAATAGGATATGTTGGAGTTGCCTATGCTGAGAAATTCGCCAAGAGCGGGAAGGTAAAGATAATAGCGGTTGCAAAAGATAGTAAGTCCACCCCTATGCTTCCAACTAAAGACAACATAAAGAAGGGGAAATATCCTCTGTTCAGGTTCCTTCACAATTACACGAGAGGAAAACCACAGGGATTAGTCAAAGCATATCTTGATTTCGTGGTTTCTCCAGAAGGGCAGAAGATAGTGGAAAAAGTCGGCTATATACCCTTAAAATGA